The archaeon BMS3Bbin15 nucleotide sequence TCTACCTCCTTCTCCCAAACATTTGTAACCAGGGCAAAGCCCTTATCAGTCTCAATTTCAAGCCCGCTTTCTGGAATTATATTATTATTTTTAAAGGTTTCAATTGGCACCTTTTCAACAGGATACTCATCATTGTGGCCATAAGCCTCCTCGGCATCAAGTGTAAACTCCTTTTCTTCACCGGCCTTCATGCCAACAATATATTTTGACATTCCTGTAATTATAGCATTTCCACCCACTGTAAAGGTTACAGGTTCATAAACCTTTCCTTCAATGTAAATACCTTCCTCTCTTGCAATATCTTCTAGAGAGGTGTCAAATATATCCCCATCTTTCAGTCTTGCACTAAAATTAATAGTAACTATATCGCCTTCTACTATCTCCATCTGGACACCAGAAATATTGAAAAGTTTAACATAATAATCTTCTGCAAAAATTATCCTTGATGAAAAAGTTTTTCTCTATAATAGCAGTATTAAATTCATGCACTATCACAATAATCTTG carries:
- the slyD gene encoding FKBP-type peptidyl-prolyl cis-trans isomerase SlyD encodes the protein MEIVEGDIVTINFSARLKDGDIFDTSLEDIAREEGIYIEGKVYEPVTFTVGGNAIITGMSKYIVGMKAGEEKEFTLDAEEAYGHNDEYPVEKVPIETFKNNNIIPESGLEIETDKGFALVTNVWEKEVELQYFHPLAGQEITFWVRVEKVETRRL